From Ananas comosus cultivar F153 linkage group 8, ASM154086v1, whole genome shotgun sequence, one genomic window encodes:
- the LOC109714405 gene encoding uncharacterized protein LOC109714405: protein MAEVISNPDAGMKRRLPAWMLQAKSENGGRNTENGNKTGRKSETLHDNQDEVKPAIRKHKRRMPETAGPGKSEILQKCRTKQRNNDSRAKDEGRSKVVSCNTKNDGDSRMVNGRDAKKKRKLKRMMREMEMETSSPEKSDDEVDLSVEDLMSIAEEYVNADKEKQCKSSTAKEPNSETRSSSLSVSSNTNLERLAQDAALSKALSKCSVIKSSLYFTGSQTSEVKNPVDELCSTNIRAMGDPARDMLDLFLGPLLRESSVKEQKTEAVETLSGLTTYGINKQDTSREVRRGEEPVMKKKSSLKDKVALFLD from the exons ATGGCTGAAGTAATTAGTAACCCTGATGCTGGAATGAAACGGCGTCTGCCTGCGTGGATGCTTCAAGCGAAATCAGAGAATGGAGGGAGAAATACGGAAAATGGGAATAAAACAGGTCGCAAATCAGAAACTTTACATGACAATCAGGATGAGGTAAAACCCGCCATCAGAAAGCACAAAAGAAGGATGCCAGAAACAGCAGGCCCTGGCAAATCGGAAATCTTGCAAAAATGCCGAACGAAACAGAGAAATAATGATTCGCGGGCCAAAGATGAAGGTCGGAGTAAAGTTGTCTCCTGTAATACAAAAAATGATGGAGATTCAAGGATGGTTAATGGAAGGGATGCTAAAAAGAAGCGTAAATTGAAGAGAATGATGAGGGAGATGGAAATGGAAACCTCATCACCTGAAAAGAGTGATGATGAAGTCGACCTCTCTGTTGAAGATCTAATGAGCATTGCCGAAGAG TATGTAAATGCTGATAAAGAAAAGCAATGTAAATCATCAACTGCCAAGGAGCCCAATTCAGAAACACGCTCATCAAGTTTGTCGGTTTCCTCTAATACTAACCTAGAAAGACTTGCACAAGATGCTGCATTATCAAAGGCACTATCCAAATGCTCAGTGATCAAATCAAGTTTGTATTTCACTGGTTCTCAAACGAGTGAGGTAAAGAACCCTGTAGATGAACTATGCTCCACAAATATTAGAGCAATGGGAGATCCTGCTCGAGATATGCTGGATTTGTTTCTGGGTCCTCTTCTGAGGGAATCTTCGGTTAAAGAGCAGAAAACTGAGGCAGTTGAAACCCTAAGCGGGCTTACGACCTATGGAATCAATAAACAAGATACATCCCGTGAAGTGCGGAGAGGAGAGGAACCCGTAATGAAAAAGAAGAGCAGCTTGAAGGATAAGGTGGCCCTGTTTCTTGACTAA
- the LOC109714387 gene encoding defensin Ec-AMP-D1-like, whose product MEFSRQKLPFFFFFVLLLVTTEMGGMVMVAEARHCESQSHRFKGMCVRGSNCANVCQTEGFPDGLCKTEGIHRRCFCRKFC is encoded by the exons ATGGAGTTCTCTCGCCAAAAGcttcccttctttttcttcttcgtgTTGCTTCTCGTCACCACtg AGATGGGTGGGATGGTGATGGTGGCGGAGGCGCGGCACTGCGAGtcgcagagccacaggttcaaGGGGATGTGCGTGCGCGGCAGCAACTGCGCCAACGTCTGCCAGACCGAGGGCTTCCCCGACGGCCTCTGCAAGACTGAAGGCATCCACCGCCGCTGCTTCTGCCGCAAATTCTGCTAG
- the LOC109714062 gene encoding gibberellin 2-beta-dioxygenase 8-like, whose product MNNISAGTCEPPLIESYEALLLRGSESASPRTSFDGEVAEQCELPLIDLADLRRGGEARRACAGAMARAASEWGFFQVANHGISARAFAEMRREQKLLFGAPFEAKVSSGVLNNSYRWGNPTATSVKQFLWSEAFHVSLAKIPHETCSYGYGYGDSSSLGVAVDKLAAAMSALARTLAGVLAENLGYTGNGFPVNCDDKTCFLRLNRYPPCPFAPETFGLMPHTDSDFLTVLHQDHIGGLHLMKDSEWVAVAPNPDVLVVNIGDLFQAWSNDTYKSVEHKVIANKKRERYSIAYFLCPSYDSPIGSCKKPSLYKDFTFGEFREQVQDDVKRFGYKVGLPRFLL is encoded by the exons ATGAATAACATCTCAGCGGGCACGTGCGAACCCCCATTGATAGAGAGCTACGAAGCTCTACTTCTCCGCGGCTCCGAAAGCGCTTCTCCGCGCACCAGTTTCGACGGCGAAGTTGCCGAACAATGCGAGCTCCCGCTGATCGACTTGGCGGATCTGCGACGCGGcggagaggcgaggcgggcgtGCGCGGGCGCGATGGCGAGGGCGGCGTCGGAGTGGGGCTTCTTCCAGGTCGCGAACCACGGGATAAGCGCGCGGGCTTTCGCGGAGATGCGGAGGGAGCAGAAGCTGCTGTTCGGGGCGCCGTTTGAGGCGAAGGTGAGTTCCGGGGTCTTGAATAACTCGTACAGGTGGGGGAATCCAACGGCTACTTCCGTGAAGCAGTTCTTATGGTCAGAAGCGTTTCATGTCTCCCTTGCTAAGATTCCCCATGAGACCTGCAGTTACGGTTACGGTTACGGAGATTCCTCTTCACTCGG GGTAGCAGTGGATAAGTTGGCTGCCGCGATGTCGGCGCTCGCCCGCACGCTAGCCGGCGTACTAGCCGAGAACCTAGGCTACACCGGCAACGGCTTCCCCGTGAACTGCGACGATAAAACATGCTTCCTCCGCCTCAACAGGTACCCTCCGTGCCCCTTCGCGCCGGAAACCTTCGGCCTGATGCCGCACACCGACAGCGACTTCCTCACCGTCTTGCATCAGGATCACATCGGCGGATTGCACCTGATGAAGGATTCCGAATGGGTCGCTGTCGCGCCAAATCCTGACGTGCTTGTTGTCAACATAGGAGATCTCTTCCAG GCATGGAGCAATGACACATACAAGAGTGTGGAGCACAAAGTGATAGCAAataagaagagggagaggtacTCCATTGCATATTTCCTCTGCCCATCATACGACTCCCCTATAGGGAGTTGCAAAAAGCCATCTCTCTACAAGGACTTCACCTTTGGGGAGTTCAGGGAGCAAGTGCAAGACGATGTTAAGAGATTTGGATACAAAGTTGGCCTCCCAAGATTTCTTCTGTAG
- the LOC109713633 gene encoding cysteine-rich receptor-like protein kinase 2, with translation MAPSFLLLCLLASLSVLSWVPVTAGDPQTNLLNVGCSQYNATPAAAFLSALNATLSDLRSAVSGGGGGANSSGEFATASRPRAAAPVYALAQCRPYLSPGDCAACVGAAAARLRGCGAANGARAIYDGCFLRYESAPFFDQATLPGSVGICGNRSAAAPGFAAEAEGLVRDLAAAAPRIPGFAAAAERGGVYGAAQCVETVGEGGCEQCLQVALGNIQGCPPEADGRAVDAGCFLRYSDTAFFAPNQTIDLTPFLNSGKSSHKGAIIGGVVGGVVVLLLLGIVAFLWIRRSRKLEKVHRGDILGATELQGPVNFNYKDLKAATNNFSEENKLGEGGFGDVYKGLLKNGKIVAVKKLAIAETKKAKQDFQGEVKLISNVHHRNLVRLLGCSSKGPELILVYEYMANSSLDKYLFGEKRGTLNWKQRFDIIVGMARGLAYLHQEFHVRIIHRDIKSSNILLDDDFQPKIADFGLARLLPNDHSHLSTKFAGTLGYTAPEYAIHGQLSEKVDTYSYGVVVLEIISGRKSNDMKLEPVTQYLLELAWKLYESGDLIELVDESLDPNEYEQEEVKRIIEIALLCTQSTVAARPTMSEVIVLMLSKGPPLLQPTRPTFIDASSRVRGDASSSTGSSSTSKATVSISQFSGR, from the exons ATGGCCCCCTCTTTCCTCCTCTTATGCTTGTTAGCTTCGCTCTCCGTTCTCTCATGGGTTCCGGTCACCGCCGGTGACCCCCAAACCAACCTCCTCAACGTCGGCTGTAGCCAGTACAATgccacccccgccgccgccttcctctCCGCCCTCAACGCCACCCTCTCCGACCTCCGCTCCGCCgtgagcggcggcggcggcggcgccaacTCCTCCGGCGAGTTCGCCACCGCGTCGCgcccccgcgccgccgcgcccgTGTACGCCCTAGCGCAGTGCCGCCCCTACCTCTCCCCCGGCGACTGCGCCGCCTgcgtcggcgccgccgccgcgcgacTCCGCGGCTGCGGCGCCGCGAACGGCGCTCGCGCCATCTACGACGGGTGCTTCCTCCGCTACGAGAGCGCGCCCTTCTTCGACCAGGCCACGCTCCCCGGGAGCGTCGGGATCTGCGGGAaccgctccgccgccgcgccggggTTCGCAGCCGAGGCGGAGGGGCTGGTGCGCGAcctcgccgcggcggcgccgcggaTCCCGGGGTTCGCGGCCGCGGCGGAGCGGGGCGGGGTGTACGGAGCGGCGCAGTGCGTGGAGACGGTGGGCGAGGGCGGGTGCGAGCAGTGCCTTCAGGTTGCGTTGGGAAACATCCAGGGGTGCCCCCCTGAGGCCGATGGGAGAGCCGTCGATGCCGGGTGCTTCTTGCGGTACTCCGACACCGCCTTCTTCGCGCCGAATCAGACCATCGATCTCACCCCCTTCTTGAATTCAG GTAAATCGAGCCACAAGGGCGCCATCATCGGAGGAGTTGTAGGAGGAGTTGTGGTTTTATTGCTTCTTGGTATCGTTGCATTTTTGTGGATCCGACGGTCGAGAAAGCTTGAAAAGGTTCACAGAG GAGATATTTTAGGGGCAACGGAGCTACAAGGCCCCGTCAATTTTAATTACAAAGATCTCAAAGCTGCAACAAATAATTTCAGTGAAGAAAATAAGCTGGGAGAAGGGGGTTTTGGAGATGTGTACAAG GGTTTACTGAAAAATGGCAAAATAGTTGCTGTTAAAAAACTGGCAATAGCTGAAACAAAGAAGGCTAAACAAGATTTTCAGGGTGAGGTGAAGCTGATTAGCAATGTTCATCATCGGAATCTTGTTCGTCTGCTTGGATGTTCTAGCAAAGGCCCTGAACTCATACTCGTTTATGAGTACATGGCAAATAGCAGCCTCGACAAGTACTTATTTG GTGAGAAACGTGGCACCCTCAACTGGAAACAGAGATTTGATATAATTGTTGGCATGGCTCGAGGCCTTGCATATCTTCATCAAGAGTTCCATGTCCGCATCATACATCGCGATATAAAGTCCAGCAACATACTTCTCGATGACGATTTTCAGCCCAAGATTGCTGATTTTGGCCTCGCACGGCTTCTACCAAATGACCACAGTCACCTCAGTACCAAATTTGCAGGAACCTT GGGTTATACAGCTCCTGAGTATGCAATCCATGGGCAGCTATCCGAGAAGGTTGACACATACAGCTATGGAGTTGTTGTTCTAGAAATAATAAGTGGTCGTAAGAGCAATGACATGAAGCTAGAGCCTGTAACCCAGTACCTTCTTGAATTG GCTTGGAAACTATACGAAAGTGGTGATTTGATTGAGTTGGTTGATGAGAGTTTGGATCCTAACGAATATGAGCAGGAAGAAGTGAAGAGAATTATTGAGATAGCTCTCCTTTGCACTCAATCTACAGTCGCTGCGAGGCCCACCATGTCTGAGGTCATTGTTTTGATGCTGAGCAAAGGCCCACCTTTGCTCCAGCCCACCAGGCCCACTTTCATAGATGCTTCAAGTAGGGTACGTGGTGACGCATCCTCCTCCACCGGTTCATCTTCTACTTCTAAGGCAACTGTTTCAATATCTCAATTTTCCGGCAGGTGA